The genomic segment agccgggttaggctccggcacccccgcgaccctggcAGGAAacaagcggttaagaagatggatggatggattggtaaaagagccacatgtggctccagagccgcaagttgcagacccctgctataGGTTGGCAGCAGTGAGATAGTGTGGGTGAAttggactgtgactgtaaagcactttgggccttctaagaaggtagaaCACCTTTTACCACATCTGCACAGAACTCCACTTTCACACTACACAATGAATGTAGGAAACTTGTGCATAACACGTATGCAAATAGTTGTTACAGCCCAGGGCCATGTGCATGTGGGTGTGTCCGTGGTGCCTGTCTTTTTCTTGTCCTCCTACACAGGTGCTGGGAAATAATAAACCTGCAATTAAAGGGCTACCTTAAGGGCTCTTCGGTGTCTCTCTCCCTGTGAGGTATTTGCCATAACTCTGCTCTGGTTATCAGGCTCAATTCTCAAGGTTACACACCCACACCTTCACCCTTAatgttattttgtaaattaataTCCTTTATACATATTAAATACTTTGTGTAAGCTAAAATTGTCTTCATCTaccttttttttatgctatggtTAAGAGCCAACCatacaaaacactgaaaatgtcaaGTCAAGCACATGCATATAAATGTCAGAGTTCATGCAGAGGTGTTGATGCAAGACATGGTGCAGTACTACTGtatttaaactttcatttccCCAGCAAGTTTTATGTGAAACAACAAAATGACATGTtggaaaaaagacttttttattatatttttccaaTCGTACAAGTTGGCATCATCATTATAACACGAAACGACTCATGGTCCTCTGAATTCCAGGttgaaatatcaaaataaaaaaggaagagtTTCTTTTGACTGTCGGCATTTCTCTCAGCTTGGTTTCATTTATGGCTTTGGCTGGATCTGTTCTAGTGGCAGCTGAAGCTGGGTTGGGTTTCTCAGGCGCTTCAGATCCTCCTCCACCTGacggaaaaacaaacaagtactTTTAGCTCAGAAACTTCAAGATTCAGTGGTTCAttcactaaaaaaacagaaatttcccACCAACCTCAGCTAGTTCTTCCTTCAGTTCATTGTATTTTTCCACATTGAATTTCTTCTTTCTGGCCCCCTTATAAAAGTAATGCAGGAACTGTCTGTCTTTGGCATCTGGATATACATAATCCTgtgggaataaataaaaaaaactcatttaaatgacagaagctatttttttctgcagccttTTTACAATTAAACACCTGGAGTTTCTACGCCTCCAAGCTTGTTAGGTGTCTGAATGATAACTAACCGTAAAAGCTAAGGAGGAAAAGCCTGTGCTGCATAAGAGGAAAAGGCTTCcgtagcagcagcagctctttgACGTGTAAAGGAATTTCTTTTCCTTAGttaagcagacaaaaaaaccccaacaaaACCAGTCACACAGGAATTAAAAATGTAGGTCAGGAGGTGAAAACAAGTTGGTACAGATagcaaaaatcacaaatacaCTTGTACATTTCTGTTGGTTGCTTGATTTTTCAGTTAGTTTTGATTCTTTACTACTTTTGTCAGACACACGAGTAATAGGAAAGAGTAGTGGAGGCTAGAATGAGGTCAGAAGTGAGCAGTTGTCAACAACAATATGGCTTCATCTCAATGATGAGAAGCACAGACGGGGTATTTGTTTTGAGGAGGCTGCGTTGTGTAGTTATGGATGTAGAAAAGGCACACAAGACACAGAGGGAGAAGTCGTGGTTTAtgtgaggaagtctggagtgacagaagTATTTAGGGCTAACAGACCAAAGCACTGGAGTTTGGAATGAGTGGAGGAAGGTTTTAGGTGTCATGTGACAAAAGAGTGACGGCAATAATGAAAGGAAGAGTGTAGAAGACTGTGGAGAGGGCAGCCATATTGTTTGGATTAGACACTTTGGGTTTGTCAGAATTCCCCCCctactccctaactactaatAACGATAGAATGGGAATATCCAGTTAGTGtctggatttttaaagcaattcggacaccaaaAACCTAATAAATCTGAACTTTTTACAAAGATTATTTATCAATCCAGTGTTCCAACAGTAAAGCCTCAGGcggtttataaaaaatacatttaaatgcatttttgttcaagcgcaatgcattgtggtctatatttgccaactTAGCTACTATTGAAGCACTCAGTTGTTTTTGCAGAGACTCTTCAGACTTTTTAGGGCACTAGTTTTTAGAGTTAGAGATTCgaacagctctacaaaatggtgaacacgTTATATAGTACACGGAGTAGTTAAGGAACTTGGACACAATTAGTGAGAAATATACAAAAGACAGAGCTGAAAGTTCTCTTTGGGAGAGAAAGATGCATGGAATTAGGGATCAGAGGAAAAGCTGGAGTTATGCTATGTTTACAGCATTTAAGATGAGTTTATTAGCGCGGGTACGCCACCTGCTGTTGGAAGagtcaaaatgtcaaagcggtgcagatctggctccagactttttcctttacagttctattccgatatatgaaggACTTAGTGTCATATATTTCTAGTCAGGCACAAACCCCAATTATTAAtctctcctccatgatcaattttcaaacggttggtacttctgtgaattaaaggacACCATCCATAGGTCAATGCCGAATCCAAAGCTTTCATTGGTCAAATTTAACCTGGTTGAACTTATATGTAAAGCGGAAACATGAGTGACAAGGCGTGAAAGTGAGAGCCTGAAATGTGTATTTatgcatgtttacatagacttttcactggAAGTGGTCATTTGAGAGGGTATTGCCAAGAGCGGTGTGAATATAGATTTAGATATTTTGGAGATAATGCAAGGAGGAAGATTGGGAGATGGGACAgtgattatgttggttaaaggAGGGTGAGGTTGAAGGAGGCCTACAGAAAgagcaaagaggaggtttaGGGATGTAGTGAAAGGAGGACATAAGGGTAGttgatgcagagaaaaggatTTGATGAATTGTCGTAGGAAGCCCTGAAGACAACAGCTGAAAGAAGAATGACTTCTGTTAGAAGTTCTTTTAGTGactattgtttattttctttcaataacAGTAGGGAAACAATTTTGTCCAAATGTGTAAAAAGGGTTTGTGTCAAAGTGCAAAAAGTTCAGCATAATCCTACNNNNNNNNNNNNNNNNNNNNNNNNNNNNNNNNNNNNNNNNNNNNNNNNNNNNNNNNNNNNNNNNNNNNNNNNNNNNNNNNNNNNNNNNNNNNNNNNNNNNNNNNNNNNNNNNNNNNNNNNNNNNNNNNNNNNNNNNNNNNNNNNNNNNNNNNNNNNNNNNNNNNNNNNNNNNNNNNNNNNNNNNNNNNNNNNNNNNNNNNNNNNNNNNNNNNNNNNNNNNNNNNNNNNNNNNNNNNNNNNNNNNNNNNNNNNNNNNNNNNNNNNNNNNNNNNNNNNNNNNNNNNNNNNNNNNNNNNNNNNNNNNNNNNNNNNNNNNNNNNNNNNNNNNNNNNNNNNNNNNNNNNNNNNNNNNNNNNNNNNNNNNNNNNNNNNNNNNNNNNNNNNNNNNNNNNNNNNNNNNNNNNNNNNNNNNNNNNNNNNNNNNNNNNNNNNNNNNNNNNNNNNNNNNNNNNNNNNNNNNNNNNNNNNNNNNNNNNNNNNNNNNNNNNNNNNNNNNNNNNNNNNNNNNNNNNNNNNNNNNNNNNNNNNNNNNNNNNNNNNNNAATGTAGATTTAGATATTTTGAAGATAATGCAAGGAGGAAGATTGGGAGACGGGACAgtgattatgttggttaaaggAGGGTGAGGTTGAAGGCCTACAGAAAgagcaaagaggaggtttaGGGATGTAGTGAAAGGAGGACATAAGGGTAGttgatgcagagaaaaggatTTGATGAATTGTCGTAGGAAGCCCTGAAGACAACAGCTGAAAGAAGAATGACTTCTGTTAGAAGTTCTTTTAGTGactattgtttattttctttcaataacAGTAGGGAAACAATTTTGTCCAAATGTGTAAAAAGGGTTTGTGTCAAAGTGCAAAAAGTTCAGCATAATCCAACTGGAATTTGCCTCATCAGAGGAACCCAAATGacatcagcaaaaaaataaaacagtaagcTATTAGTTTTTGGTTTGGCTTTCCAATTATAACTAcaggtgtaggaaaaaaaatgtatttggtgatatatcatgatattttgtttggcaatacttgtaccaactaaaaatgttgaaaagattatatttaattaattatttatgagcattcTTCAGCGTCTTGCGTTCGTTTTCCATCTAAACCCTAAACTAGTTTATCAGATCTGATGCCATTCtccttttttgtatttccaaaaaaaaaagtaaaggtcGTCCTTAACATGAAGAAGTCTTTGGGGAAACGAGAAAGTGGTCTTGCCTGTTTGGTCAGAACATAGTAGGCGAAGACTCCCATGCTGGTCCCATACGTGATGAAGTAAGTGACCGGTTCCATGACGTCCCACGAGTACACCCACCAGGTGAGCCAAGCCAGAGCCCCGCCCTGCACGGACAGCAGGGCCATGCCGGTCCACATAACCCTGGAGCTGTGGAACTCAGCTGTTTGGGACAGCTGTGCCTTCATCTGAaccaaaaaggaagaaaaaaataagtgaatagAAGTTCaagtgtaaaaaagaaaaaaaggcccACTTCAATGCCCATACCTTCTCCAGAGGTGTCAACTCCTGTTTGAGGTTATCCAGTCTCTCCAGTAACTGCCGCTCCTTCAGGAGGTGGTGTTCGGGCAGGTGAAGAGCCGTGTGCAGCAGGTGCACGATGTGTTTCATGTCTTCCATGTCCCTGGCATGCTCGCTGGTTGCAAACGCTAAAGAAGAAGGAAAGCAAAAGGGATGAGATGATGAGATAAAAGCCTCCGGTCAAGAAAGAGAATTGGAACAAATGAATCTGGAGGTAGAGGAGCAGCTGGACCTTTTTCAGGAGGGCAGACGTTGTAGCAAACATCATTAATGACGAGGAGAAAGTCCTTTCCCAGGAGGGCTTCTATTAGTGTGGAGTTAGCAACACGCTCCCCATCTGCAAGGGTAATAGAACATTTATTCACTTCATagaacaaaattttaaaatgtagttaattttttgttgtttggggGATTTTTGTACCTGTCCTCTGCTTTCTCCCATGATAAAAGTAGTCTAATCATTTGGTTTTGGGAGGTCATATATTGCAGCTCAAATTCCAGATCTAATTTCTCacgatttattttttctcttatttttttttattctgcagtACTCAACCCTAAAGCTTAAACTTAAAAAGGCTTTGTTCTTGTCTAAAACCAGTCAACTTTCTCCTCAGATCTCCAGATCAAACACTTTCTAAAGATCTGACGCATCAGTCAACAAAAGCTCTGCACAACATGCAGCAACGCTGCGTAAAACACAAGAAGTCTGAGAAATTCTGACAAAAATCCTGACTTAAGACAGAAATTAAAAGGAcaaatttgcagtttttatcatttattgaaattaaaCGGTTCCTAACACCCTTTTGAGGGGTTAAACCTTTTACTTGAGAGAAGCAGGGAGTCATCTCTCTCTTACAGATACAGCAAACCAGACAAACCAGCGCAGGCTTGGCAATCATTTCCAGCCTGCGCTGCAGGATTTTTGGAGCCACACCTTTAGAGAGAACAGCCGCCGTCACCCCAGAGTCCTCCCGCTGCAGATCAGTAATCAGATCTCCCACATTCATCAGCATGGGTCTGAGGAAGAACAGACACTTCTCATTTCTGGATGGCAGTGGCACCTCCAGCACCAGACGGCCACGTTTATACTCCAAAGACAagtctgcaaaaaataaatatttgtgtttacactaaaatgagaacttctgtaaaatacatttctgagtaataaCATAATTTTACCACTGGAGGGAGCTAGTGTACTGAAGAGAAGAGCTCTGCTACTTCCAAAGGGAGCATGCTTGTGATGAACCTGAACAGAGAGACAGACTGAATGAATGGGAGAAAAGAGAGATAACACAGCTTGCTCTGTATGCAAACATGCCCCTCCTTCGGTAAACTGCCTCATCAGCAGAATCTGGGATTGAATAGATCGTCCTGAAGATGTGGCCACACTCACAGACCGCCAGGCCTCAGTTCAGACTTCTATCTGATCGTGCATTTCAGCCCAGTAGCTTCCATTAcagtcactttttattttatcctgtCCGTGACTTCCTCTTCTCAAGCATGGTAGCATGCTGATGGTAAGGTTTGTTGAATCCTCTTTACTTTATTCATtatcaataaaagtaaaaaaaaaccctaactGTTGTCTGCTTCCCTGATAATGGATAAAGCATTGATAAGGAAGAGGAACCTTTCCACTTTAGTACGTCTGTGGACGGAGTCCGTCGAGTTTACCTTATTTTCTGGAGTACAGGTGGAGCTTTTTTCCCTTGTTTGGCCAGGGTTGCAACATATACTCAGGAGGgacttttttctaaacattattAGGCTCATATACTCATTATTTCCTCACTAACAAATGGATGGCggttgtttcccactaacaaccactagagggcactgtagctGTTTGTATCAATTTCTGCTATTGACACCAAGACAGAAGAAGAATCACTGTCCATAACAAGCGTGAAGAAGAATCTGATCCTGAACTTCAtggtatacatttttatttttatggagacattaCTATTAttcttgtttctattttttccttcctagcaagtcatcaaactgggttacagagacaCGAAAGTTCAAAGGAAAGCAAACTTAGCATGAGACTTGTACTCCGGAAAGAttagtttatgtgtttttttttttcttcatttttaagccTCGACTCCATTCTgctccacttttcaatggatccACAACCAATGGGGATGCCCTGGAGGTACGGTTTGGTTCTGTTTAATGGGTTCATCTGACAGTGGAAATGCTAGTGGAATCGAGGCCAAAAAATAGGATATATTTAAAGCTAAGTATGGGAGTTTTGCTATGCAACTGCGATGTTAGGCACTTTATCTGACGGTTAGTCGGTTTTTGTTACATACAACattagacaaaatataaaaaatacggTAAATTGATTGGACAAAAGtcatcaacaaaaaataaaggtgGTAGCTTGTCAAACAGAAGTTCTTAGAGCCTGAAATTAATTTTaggtaaataaagaaaattctcAGGTCTTCTagcttcagcttcagaatttacacaatttttctaatgtaaatgtgtagcttttttctgaaagtgTCTGAACAcgatcttgttttttttctcttactttAATCTTAAAGTTAACAAACCCATTGGATTTACAATCAGACATAATGAAATTAAATCTTGATTTACTTGTCAAATTtgtatccatccattcatctgggCCACTAAAGCCACcacagctactgttgggtgaaggcggggtacaccatGAACAGGTCGCCACACACTTGCACACAAAAAACTAGAGCTAGAGACTCCAGATAACCTgtgaaagcacattttttttaactgtgggaggaagccggagtgcctAGAGGAAACCCACGCATAACCAGGAAGAAGATCCACACTCCATACAGAAAGattccagctgggattcaaacaaGGGCCTTcacgctgtgaggcgagagcacTCAACACTATAACTCAGTGCAGCTCTCAAATGTCATTgcaaaacaaattttgtttcattatgaagaaaaaaaacaagttttccc from the Oryzias melastigma strain HK-1 linkage group LG1, ASM292280v2, whole genome shotgun sequence genome contains:
- the LOC112157554 gene encoding calcium uniporter protein, mitochondrial; translation: MAFSVRMIGKVGTRLRGSLQTLHCGFARPHLATLLHQVHHKHAPFGSSRALLFSTLAPSSDLSLEYKRGRLVLEVPLPSRNEKCLFFLRPMLMNVGDLITDLQREDSGVTAAVLSKDGERVANSTLIEALLGKDFLLVINDVCYNVCPPEKAFATSEHARDMEDMKHIVHLLHTALHLPEHHLLKERQLLERLDNLKQELTPLEKMKAQLSQTAEFHSSRVMWTGMALLSVQGGALAWLTWWVYSWDVMEPVTYFITYGTSMGVFAYYVLTKQDYVYPDAKDRQFLHYFYKGARKKKFNVEKYNELKEELAEVEEDLKRLRNPTQLQLPLEQIQPKP